A section of the Oreochromis niloticus isolate F11D_XX linkage group LG9, O_niloticus_UMD_NMBU, whole genome shotgun sequence genome encodes:
- the LOC100692776 gene encoding toll-like receptor 13, translated as MDPGLEEEQTKLERGTKCCKSCIIFYMLCIINFIAPVDGFSLKTCKISYSTAICIGSKLRAVPGDIPSTVTGLDLSSNRISTIHASDFKNLVNLTKLDLNINNISQIESAAFANQSSLKTLNLNNNKLVTLGENVFDGLSCLIELRINKNHIKQVASTSFKSMTSLKLLDISHNKLHHITKLQLILQHLPHLRELVISNNDLSTFQSFELTNKSLELQYLDLSKNPLAVFRITADVFPNLTWFKIGSPARKKQMIWDVQNKTFLSRVTTLDISELHLGLGDMERLLESVNSSLAILRMNAMTHNLTALINISCTIPTMRTLQLRSNKLSFVNAYLFKLCINVTELVLTDNKIKYIHDDAFRSLKNLRILTLSKNRLPLVPAATRNLPSLSELDLSTNNISTLDCHDFTNQTKLRKLYLYQNSITALKPCLFKDLKGLETLKLQTNQITKLNGAFKEHLPKLTQLHLNGNKLTAIKKDAFKGLHSLQNLSLHQNEIKVLESKSFSGLTNLTQINLQNNDISQDELNKDVFSPLINLRRLDLSENHINYKKSRNLPDPPFSQLSHLEELLVFSQHHRLHSYLPVNFLQGLTNLLSFKARNIRIASLDKDTFVYTPQLQLLELSSNELKELPPDLFFPIPNLKSLYISRTGLYSLDFLIHANLTKLEFLQARQNLYSVIHEEDIQSLPALTYLDLQGNGFTCNCDNSWFLSWAINDSKTQVYDAYNFTCNYPKEFKSKKLLDLDTSSCLDNTDFICFVLTTCTILCFMVVSFTYHFMGLQLVYAYYLFIAWLFDKKHKNKKTPHQYDAFISYNTHDEPWVIDKLLPKLEGEQGWRLCLHHRDFEPGRPIIDNITDAIYGSRKTICVISRKYLESEWCSREIQAASFRLFDEQTDVLILVFMEEIPSYLLSPYHRMRKMLKKKTYLSWPRAGEHTELFWEKLCQALETREDPEAKTLLLTVPTMP; from the exons ATGGATCCTGGATTGGAAGAGGAACAAACCAAACTAGAAAGAGGAACAAAATGTTGCAAATCATGCATTATTTTTTACATGCTGTGCATCATCAATTTCATTGCACCAGTTGATGGATTTTCCCTGAAGACTTGCAAAATTAGCTACAGTACGGCCATATGCATCGGGAGTAAACTCAGAGCTGTTCCTGGAGACATTCCCTCGACTGTGACAGGCCTTGATTTATCTTCTAACAGAATTTCAACAATACATGCATCAGACTTCAAAAATCTAGTAAATTTGACTAAGTTAGACCTTAATATCAACAACATTTCACAGATAGAAAGTGCTGCGTTTGCCAATCAAAGTTCTCTTAAGACATTAAATCTAAATAATAACAAACTTGTTACACTGGgagaaaatgtttttgatgGCTTGAGTTGCCTCATTGAGCTAAGAATTAATAAAAATCACATTAAGCAAGTGGCATCCACATCTTTTAAGTCCATGACAAGTTTAAAACTTCTGGACATTTCTCATAACAAACTGCACCACATTACAAAACTTCAATTGATATTGCAACATCTGCCACATCTACGGGAGCTGGTAATAAGCAACAATGATTTATCCACTTTTCAATCATTTGAACTGACAAACAAATCATTAGAACTTCAGTACCTTGATTTGTCGAAAAATCCCCTCGCAGTCTTCAGGATCACTGCTGATGTTTTTCCAAATCTCACCTGGTTTAAAATTGGGAGCCCAGCCAGAAAGAAACAAATGATATGGGACGtgcaaaacaagacatttctaagtCGTGTTACTACTCTTGACATTAGTGAGCTTCATTTGGGTCTTGGGGACATGGAAAGGTTGTTAGAGTCAGTGAACTCATCATTAGCTATTCTGAGAATGAATGCAATGACACATAACCTGACCGCATTGATCAACATTTCCTGCACCATCCCAACAATGAGGACTCTGCAGCTTCGAAGCAATAAGCTCAGCTTTGTTAATGCATACTTGTTTAAGTTGTGTATTAATGTAACTGAGTTAGTTTTGAcagacaacaaaataaaatacatccaTGATGATGCTTTCAGATCCCTTAAAAATTTAAGGATTTTAACGCTGAGTAAAAACAGGCTTCCATTAGTTCCAGCTGCAACAAGGAATCTACCAAGTCTTTCAGAGCTGGATCTCAGCACCAATAACATCAGCACACTGGACTGCCATGATTTCACCAATCAGACAAAGCTCAGAAAGCTTTATCTTTATCAGAATTCAATCACAGCTCTGAAACCGTGTCTTTTCAAGGATTTAAAAGGATTAGAAACTCTAAAATTACAGACAAACCAAATAACTAAATTGAACGGTGCTTTCAAAGAACATTTGCCAAAACTTACAcagctgcatttgaatggaAACAAACTCACTGCGATCAAAAAGGATGCATTTAAAGGCTTACATTCCCTCCAGAACTTGTCATTACACCAAAACGAAATAAAAGTACTTGAAAGTAAGAGTTTCAGTGGACTGACAAATCTGACCCAAATTAATCTACAAAATAATGATATTTCACAAGATGAACTAAACAAAGATGTTTTCAGTCCTCTGATTAATTTAAGAAGACTGGATTTGAGTGAAAATCACATCAATTACAAGAAAAGTAGAAATTTGCCTGATCCTCCATTTTCTCAGCTGTCCCATCTGGAGGAACTGCTTGTTTTTTCACAACACCACAGGTTGCATAGTTATCTGCCTGTAAACTTTTTGCAAGGTTTGACCAATCTTTTGAGTTTCAAAGCCAGGAATATCCGTATTGCATCTCTGGACAAAGACACCTTTGTTTACACGCCACAGCTGCAATTACTTGAACTTTCTTCAAATGAACTTAAAGAACTCCCTCCAGATCTGTTTTTCCCAATTCCAAACCTTAAAAGCCTTTACATATCCAGAACAGGTCTTTACTCTCTAGACTTCCTTATACATGCCAACCTCACAAAGCTGGAGTTTCTACAGGCAAGACAGAATTTATATTCAGTTATCCATGAAGAAGATATACAATCCCTACCAGCTCTGACTTATCTGGACCTTCAGGGCAATGGATTCACCTGCAACTGTGATAACAGCTGGTTTCTCTCATGGGCAATAAATGACAGCAAAACTCAAGTTTATGATGCATATAACTTTACGTGCAACTATCCAAAAGAATTCAAAAGTAAGAAGCTGTTGGACTTGGACACCAGCTCCTGCTTAGATAACACTGACTTTATTTGCTTTGTTCTCACCACGTGTACAATCCTATGCTTCATGGTGGTGTCCTTCACTTACCATTTCATGGGGTTGCAGCTGGTCTATGCCTATTACCTGTTCATAGCTTGGCTCTTtgataaaaagcacaaaaacaagaaaactccTCATCAGTACGACGCCTTTATCTCCTATAACACCCACGATGAGCCTTGGGTCATTGACAAGCTCTTACCAAAACTGGAAGGAGAACAGGGCTGGAGACTGTGTCTACACCATCGAGACTTTGAACCAG GGAGACCCATCATAGATAACATTACAGATGCCATTTATGGAAGCAGGAAGACCATTTGTGTGATCAGTCGCAAATACCTCGAGAGTGAATGGTGCTCCAGAGAGATCCAGGCAGCCAG TTTCCGTCTGTTTGATGAGCAGACAGACGTACTCATCCTGGTATTTATGGAGGAGATTCCCAGCTATCTGTTGTCTCCTTACCACCGCATGAGAAAGATGCTAAAGAAGAAAACCTACCTGAGCTGGCCGCGAGCTGGAGAGCACACCGAGCTGTTCTGGGAGAAACTTTGCCAGGCTCTGGAGACCAGAGAAGATCCAGAAGCAAAGACGTTACTTCTCACTGTGCCAACTATGCCATGA